In Mytilus trossulus isolate FHL-02 chromosome 10, PNRI_Mtr1.1.1.hap1, whole genome shotgun sequence, the DNA window ccAACAAAGATGGTCGCCATGGCTAAGAATAGAAATtagggggtaaaatgtagattttggctgataactctgaaaccaaagcgtTACGAGCAATTAATACATGGGGTTAAATAGTTTTGCAAGTAAAAATATATCTGACCTGAAACTTTCAGGTGAATccgacaactggttgttgggttgctggcCCTGAATAGGAAATggttaaggaaattttgctgtttttggttattatcttgaatattattatagatagagataaactgtaaacagcaataatattcagcaaagtaagatccacaaataagtcaacatgacaaaaaaggtcagttgatcccttaaagagttattgctctttatagtcaatttttaataattttgtaaattttgttaatttttgtataaaattttaacaaaatattttcctctgtaactaatGGGCCAAGTTCATCATAATTGAGATAACTATAAGAagcagtaaagtaagatctagaaacacatcaccatctccaaaacacaattttgtcacgaaTACTTCTgtgttctttgtttaatatgcacatggaccaaggtgagcgacacaggctcttaggagcctctagttttgtaaaataattgtttttccgCGTTTTTTTcccttaaaataaaattgatacaaCTACGGTTAACTTTCATAATCGCAACACACACACACCACACACACATTCATACCAACCACGACGAATACGACATTTTAAAtagcacaaaaaaaatattaataaatgagcTAATTTCCGTTACAATAATTGAACAATTTCTTCTGAGCATCATGACAAACAACTTGTGACGAATTTATTTCTGGAATTTTGGCGtgattataacatttaaatttaggTGTCaagaattcaataaaataataaatgttaaaataccACAATAGTGtttcatatatatctattttattaagtagtaaaaaaaaaaatggcaacaatggtataccactgtttgaaattaataaatcgattaagataaaacaaatccgggttaaaaactaaaaccgaaggaaacacatcaactataaagaACACAACGACAAAACGCGTACGGAAGCACTTAAGTGCATCCGACAATGTAACGCACGCAGAAACGTACTGTAAgataaaaacatacattttcctgacttggtacagggcattttaagaaaaaaatggtgggttaaacatGGTTTTCGGGCTAGacaaacctcgcacttttatggcaatgtttaaTATAGTACCAAAATGacaatacagtacaaataaattcaTAACAGAAAAATCGTAATCCTTAAAATCACAAATTTCACAGGATATGTCAATTTCCCCCCAATGTCATTGACAATACAATTATGTTTtgcgcatttttttttttcaatatgaaaaGATCAGGCAATTATTGGGTCATAATATTTATCATGGTCAGACAATCATGAATATTGGCTTAGCTTTCTCTACGACTGTATGTGTTTTTGGATAGCCGTAGCAAACCTTGATCATTGTTCACTCAATATTCATCGGATATTGACTGTAGCAATCAGGCATTTGCGATAGATAAACGTTCGACTTTATTAGCAAGTAGAAAGAATGGCGAATCTAATAATCATTCGGTATCTAATGGATAGGTGTCTAGCTATCGACATCTTCTCAATCTTTTCTTGTAAGGTGATTTTTTCAAACATTCCTTGCTTCCATATGTTCCATAAGATTAAGCGTTCCTGGTGAAGCTAAATTCAAAAGTGCTGCAGACGCCTTTCATGAATTAAGAGCTTTTTGTATGTACTTAAACTGTGGTCTGACACCAGTGGATCTATCACATACAGTCGTAGAAATCATTCTGGTAGTTTTAAAAGTTATTCAAGCGTTAACAATTTCATAGCACTCAATGAGCATttcgacaattttttttcaaatataaagttgaaactGTTAACATGCAAGTGATTTTCAGGCATACTTTTGTCTATGCTCCCAGTATATATTGTGTtcttaagatgaaaaaaaaaacacaaacaagtaCTTGTGAACGTATGAAAAGTAAAACTACGCGCCACATTAAACAGGATATATATCTTAAGGTCAATGTCAGATAATTAATACTTATGATTTGTTTCAATTATAAGTGAAGAGGTTAAtgtcaaataattaaaactgaGGATGGCTTGTCTTCAATTATTGGGTTTTATTGGAATgctatatgtttttattacttaTGTACCATGCGTAAAATCTACAACCAATAGTGTCCAGATTAGTCTTATAGATAACAATAAGGCTCCGCTAGTTGCAATGATTGATACAGcaagtttaaacaaaaacatgaagaCCTATATTAACCAAGTTATATTACAAAGTCTTGGAAATTCCGTCAGGGAAACAGTTCAAGCTATTATCAAAGAAGAATTCAAAAACCTCATCTCTAATATCAGTGTGTCATCCTCTGGAACAGGATCTAATCAAACCCGTAACCCTGGTAAGACTTGATTTAATTTGTACTTTcttaagtcaattttatttattttcttagcTGTTCATTGGTTATGAAGATCGTTGTCATAACTGGTTGTGTATTCTCTTCCATACAACAGTTGATGTTCAAAGCTACAGTGGCACCAACTTTTTCTGAATATCTGTATAGTTTTTCGTGTTTTAAAGATTCCCTAGTGTTGCTCAGGcttagattaccttagctgtatttggcaaaacttttaggaattttggtcctcaatgctcttcaacttcgtactttatatggccttttaaacttttttggattcgagcgtcactgatgagtcttttgtagatgaaacgcgcgtctggcgtatatactaaatttagtcctggtatctatgataagtttatttactcTTTTAACAGATAGATAAAGGCTACTTACGGCAGTAAGTCCTTAATTTGTTAATGTCTCATCCGAAAAAGGATTATATTTTCAAAGAGATATAAAAAGTGACAATTTATTTTACGCATCAATTGTTAtgacttattttttaaaacttttaatagtaaaattgtaaaattgatacaaaatgatatttaacattataaaaaaaggcgaacaaaaaacaacagaaagacCAATGAAAGACAACATAATGCTATAAAACATAAAGACCGAACAACACAGTTATCTGTAAAATCAGGAGTGATCGGAATGATAAGCCGATTATGTTCCAGAAGTGGTACCCGTTCTGTTACTCTGTTACTGATGGCAAGTAAGAAATCTTGTGTTATTGTCAAAAAATTACTACAACAATCGAAACATATCACTGGTCATCTGTGACACAAATCTCATAGCGCTCAACTTAacacctataattgttaatgtttgtgtcattttggtcttttgtggatagttgtctcattggcaatcataccacatcttcttttttatacgtACACTGATTCCCTTGCGCTCAAACAAATCATTACGATAGCTTTAATACATTCTTGTGTAAAAACAAGGAAACCAATTACACATACATGCGACATAACATTCAAGACCCATTATCTTTCTTTCTGGTTGTAATTTATAATGGGaagtttgatgttttttttcttggtttgtatttttcatggCAATGATAATAATCTATATATTAAGAAGGATTACAAACCTACTAGAACTTAAATAATGCAGCAGATAACAAAGTGACAAGCGATGGAATATTAGTGTTACAGAAAAGCTAGAATtgatataattaattaaaattcatCCTTGCTGTACGGTGTGAGCCTAGGCGTTGTGTTAATGCCGTACTTAGATCTAAAATGATGTGCTTGTTGTTCGATATGAGCCAAACATACatcaagattttttaaaactctaattaacatacatatgtacgatgcattttttttaaacattccaAATACAATACTTTTCTATgtaatatatgaaatttacagATTGGACTCCAGTTTTTATTGCCTGTCCAGGAAACAAGCGTTCAGTATATAGATCCTGGTTAACTCCTGCTCCGTTCGATGACCCTCTTGAAATATCTCACAAAACCTGTGAAAAAGATcataaaagaagaaatattaTTGATCGATGGAATTGGGATGATGAAGATCTTATTGAACAGGTAATATGTAAATCCGACGGTAATACTTTTGGTATTGACTAAATAtatcgtgggtaccaattttcgtcgATTTAGGAAAACGTCAATttagtggatatttaatttcgtggttttgtcgaagcctgcatacaagcctatggaaaatttgttttttagttgaacatttaatttcgagATCACCTCAACCCACGaaatccaagaaaattggtatccaacgaataataatgaaacaaCAGTAGTTTGTGTGCATCAAGATTGAAAACTACATTCAAAACACTTCAGATGTTATAAGTTAACTGTGTACGCCAGTCGCAAATTTTGTCATCAAAAGCCTCGTCAGTAAcgttcaaataaaaaaggatttgaatattttaaccGTGAATCTTTGACGAGTTTTTACAGCTCAAATCGCCTTTATACATACCAAGTCACTGTGTCAAAGTCATGGACGATAACTTACTCAAATTAAACAAGTTAATGTATTGTTTCTATTTTAAGGTTCGGGTCGATCTTTATAAAGATTCACATGTAGAtgctatgtttttatttgatggaAAAGGTTCAACAAGTGTCAGCTGGTTTTCAAAGGAAAGACTTCTACAAAGTACATACAAGGACTTGTCTCGGACTGGAACGATTAATTACTTCTCAATTGAAGGGtaactttaaaatatgtagtAGAATTAAACAATATGGATATCAGTTGtgtatattaatatattgaTTTGGTATATTGTAATATAATTGATTATCCCACTGAAATGAGTATTAACGATCAactgaaatatgtgaaacaTATATTGATCTATCCCTCGGTATTTTTACAACGGATGACTTCcgaccaaatatttttttgttattttttttatacccgAAGACTAATTGTTTAAACAATACTACTAAATTTGAAAgaagtaggtccggtaaggaccgattttggccttaaattgcaggtctgacgaaagattttgattactttttaaacacttacgtgtctatttcacttgattcaattagttaatGTGAAATAACTGATAAggcattaaaaacgatccgattcaagctcaaatatgaaaaatctaccaaaaatGCCGAAAAATATCACTTTTTGGATGGTTTTTGACTGCAAGTGGCCgtatccgtgttcatcctcaacttttatatatgttatgaattaTCACCAAATActacttacatttcaatattaaggataaaCACggaaaaaataactaaaagtttacattttaacaattttgtaaaagagggacgaaagataccaaagggacagtcaaactcataaatctaaaacaaactgacaacgccatggctaaaaatgaaaaagacaagcagacaaacaattgtacacatgacacaacttagaaaaccaaagaataaacaacacgaaccctaccaaaaaactaggggtgatctgaggtgctccggaagggacagcagatcctgttccacatgtggcacccgtcgtgttgcttatgtgatataaaatccggttaatagtctaattcgataatgctatattttggggcaaaaaaggggtcttactggacttACTCCTTTGAGGAGACAGATCATTAACACATTAATgcttattcaaatttaaaaaaaaaatcgaaaacagtGAAAAACAGtggttatattttgtttttcgttgttacatacattacatagaCCGTCgttcttcttttttcatttaaaaattaagtGTTTTGTTGGTAATATGAATTGTAAAAGTTTccatctttatatttttcaaccttttttcttctaaataatacaacattaatatatatttgattgataCTAATGTTCTCCTTGATTTGTAAAATGCGCATCCATTTGCTAACACCAATTGAGGGTTCAGTTTTATCTTTACAAATTTACTTGTATAACTTTTTTGCTAACAAACTGGAGACCTGAATGTAATTACCTGTCCAGATCAATTTATGTCTAGGAATATTTACAATTCTCTCACTAGAGGTTTCCAGATTTGCTACCGTACCAACCGTAGTACGAAGTGGGAGCCgtcatttaacttttgaaaattatcgATGCATACACTTTATATCAACACATGTTTAAGGAATCATATGCAGAACTGTTTTGAGAATTTTTAGCTGTAATTTGGGACTAATTTCATGTGGTTTCTTCTTGTATTCGTAGGAAACAATAGTGTGTGCACTCGATAATGCTTTCAAGCAACCGTTGCAAGTAACCGTTGGTACGAAAGGTTTatagttaagagttatttccccgtGAAACTACATAGATACAAAGAAgctaaattacaaaacaaatttaaaacttttttaaattttgtatgtaataactttatgtatcattgtaaaatgttaaagatttgtatttattttggtaagtttttagaaaacatgatcaaataaaatgaatttgaacaaaataaattgaccttaattacaaaagaaaaatgacaaaattaatataaaaccaAATCGTTTGTTCAGTCTGAACGCGCGAAGTGTAAAACCCTTGTCAATGGATATtgaatgaagataaaaaaaaaaggccaggGAGACatactttataaaaattaatactCTGTTACAAAAAACCGAAGGTGTCAAAACgtttaatttctaattaatgTACTGATTATGTATgtcattatacttttaaataattacattagatgtatgtttcattataatactttattttgattggttaatggCACATCACTTGTTATTCCGTCaacaattgcatcactcaataaaacttttcattcatgatagcacgtggtcccacaataaagtgtaCAGGtgaataatatacaaaatttataaaattcgggttttcatgatcatagctaaaaaatgtaattataagtattgaatgcttctttttgtaactttatagggttgtaaaagcgttgaccgtgcgcacatttttagtatgaagcgcttccgcgcttcatacaaaatgtacttcggtgaacgcttttacaccccaataaatttacaaaaagaagcattcaattcttaaataacattgccttgtgataattttttgttatatgtaatgtatctgttgtatatgttgtatatagttttatcatttttcttttgttactaaggtcaatttattttgttcaaatatattttatttgatcacGTTTtctaaaaaattaccaaaataaatacaaaacttaaacattttataataatacataaagttattacaaagaaaatttataaagttttaaatttgttttgtaatttagcTTCTTTGTATCTATGTAGTTTCacggggaaataactcttaactatAAACCTTTTGAACCAACGGTTACTTGCAACGGTTATTTGAAGCATAATCGAGTGCACTCACTATTGTTTCCTACGACTACAAGAAGAAACCACATGAAATTAGTCCCAAATTACAGATAAAAATTCTCCAAACAGTTCTGCATATGATTCCTAAaacatttgttgatataaagtgtatatatcaataatttcCAAAAGTTAAATGACGGCTCCCACTTCGTACTACGGTTGGTACGGTAGCAAATCTGGAAACCTCTATTAATAGAACGCTTAGACTTTAACACCTGAAGCCAGTCTTTTGGAGTTTTCAtattatgacgtcatgttttgaaataagatAAATGCGCCAAAAGCATTAATGGACTTTTGCggaattctattttattttattctgtaGATTCCTCCGAGCTCTTGTGCATTAGTTCATTTTGCTATGCATCCGAATAGGAATAGGTTCTGTAGtcttttttaattgcaaatttttcaaacaattaaatcGATATAGCGTTTGCAAAACGGTTTCGACACAAgtggatttacgtgggaggTATATTGTAACATCCATTATTATGTACATATCTGAGTCTGCGCTTGGTAAAGATATATCGAAAATTTTATAGCgttgttttttacaaaacacGTCATAATAGATTTGAAAAACAATAGTTCTATGATTTTTGTTATTCAGTTTAACTACGAAACTTTGCTGAAGAATTTTagtaattgtattttttcttcaattccTAGGTTGCACACTGCTGATCGCCATTTTTACATTAACAGTCACCATGGTGGTTGTCCAAACGATTTCGGATGGTTGCAGATAATAGATTCCCGGCTTAGATTTGGCACAACGGGTGGCTGTACGTTTGATCATTTATATGGACGGGAGTATCCATATTTCATGTATGGTACAAGAAACAAAGCTTGTCATTATGATAAGGAAGGTAAAAACAGCAATGTGTGCTTTAAAGCGATCTCTTTCTGATATATCAAGCTGAATATAAAATCACTTAAATCTAACGTTCATTATATAGTTGCTACAAAGTGGGGTGAGTTGTCAGACCTTTATTCCGTGGGGTTTCTTAAACGTTTTTCGTAAATAAGTGAGATTTCAGACTGATTGTTCAATTTGAGTTTTACACTTTTCGAAAAGTGGGGCGATTCGGTAAACAATAGTGGGGCGATTGTTTAATAAAGTGCCGATATAGTGTGGGCCGATTGGCAAGTGGGGCGAGATGACATTGTTTGATATCTACTCATCGTGTTTGGGGGTCATAAAGGATATACATcataaagtaataaataaagtatattgtAATGGTTGTGTGGTATCCTCAActagattttatgaattgtaaatgaTTTTTCGTCTAATCTAAAAGAGCTgggatgtaaaatagttatcccacTCGGACTTGGtgatcttacactgacacacTGCGTCCTTGTGggataaatattaattatatataataaaaaaaaaaggagattctAATGATATAGATAAATTCTATTCAAAGTAAACCATACaatatagggggagggttgatatctcataaacgtatttaaccccgctgcaattCTGCGCCTGacccaaagtcaggagcctcaaGCCTTTGtcagtcttgtatgatttttaaatttattttgtggTGTATAATTCGtagtttagtatgacatccttatcactgtactagtaaacatatttttaaagggGTCAGCTGGAGGACGCGTACGGGTGCGGGAGCTTctagctacattgaagacccatcggtttctactctatggtcgggttgttgtctctttgacaccttCCCTATTTCCTTTcttgattttaatatcataataaaaaacaaaaaggaagATTCCTCaatcaaataaacataaaactaGTCCCAATCAAAAGCAGAGGGTAAACCCGGATGTttaagataattgtttttaaaaattaaggtGCTACTGTTGCAATAGGCACACTTCGTATTAAGTGTGACAATTTAAACCGTTGAtaagcatgttttttttaagttgaggTTCCAATTGTTTAATAAGTGCAATTCATCTTCTTCATCTCTGAGTAACTTGAAAAGGATATCATGTGCTAAAATGGTAAAGTTTATCTCGTCTtaattattgtatatttatagttttacaGAGGCGCACTACTTATGGCAATATCCTATCAGTtcaactttaattttctatacttttataatatttaaggTGGAAACTCTATGTACCAAATTTATAAAgtggtattttattttcatatcatacTTATGCCCTATGTAGAAAAAAGAATCAATATTCCATATCACTTGATAAGAAGAAATATTCTACAACAAAACTCATACATGTTCTAGTATTTAGTATATAGgtttagaatttaaaatcatatatatcaaactatgttttttttaggtGAATGTGGATTTGCTGACATGATGGTTATATCCGTTAAAAGAATATAGTGATGAATAAGAGATACGAAAACGAACAACAACATGTTATCTGACATTGTTAAATACACATAATAAAAGTATAGATGCAATGTTAggtatttcatgttttatttatgagttttaaaacTAATTACATCAATTACCAAAGTTAAATGTTGTAcgttttactaaaaaaaatatcatatcaatCTATAACAAAGAGTACCCCGGGTAGCAATCTTAATTCGTTTCAGTGATCGGTAAACAATTCATTGTTCTGTCATATACctgtcatattttcttcaatATCATTTCTTTACATATGCAAGCACATCTCTTCATAACATTCCTAAACAATATAATAGTACCACTTccttaataaaagaaaaaaaaagattgggaAGATTCCTAAAAGGAGGAATAAAAAACTGTATGTCGAATATAACAGACAAGGAAacaagtaaaatcataaaaatactgaatattcaaaacggaaagttcttaATCAAATGGGAAAGTTAaaggctcaaacacatcaaacgaatggattacaactgttatattcctgaattggaacagacattttcttaatctggttttaaagctcaacctctcacttgtattgacaacgatgtgttaacaaaacaaacatacataaaatatcataaatagaGATACAACATTAACACGAACACCATCACCAACTGGaggtgatcgcaggtgctccgaAATGGTAAGCATAACCCGTttcacatgtggcatccgtcgtgttgctcattttattacaaaaccgGTAAATAGTgctattcggtaggtcacatatTCGTGAAAAAAGcacgggattgtagttacgatatAAGGAATATATCCGCTGTCACCATGAAAAAGATGTGCCACAATGTCCAGTCAACCCGCGACGGCGTGCATAAACTTAATAAAGTGATGACTTCACCTAaactatttggaactcttggtttaaacaTGAACAggtcacaattgggaagctgaaatcactcttttgtcgtaatgttttgttttcaaccgaccttgatagtcaatttctagatatgagccctaatcaaatgacaaattcaaAGGCTCAattacatcaaacgaatggataacaaactgtcatattcctgccttggtacaggcatttccttttgtagaaaatggtggatt includes these proteins:
- the LOC134686305 gene encoding uncharacterized protein LOC134686305, coding for MACLQLLGFIGMLYVFITYVPCVKSTTNSVQISLIDNNKAPLVAMIDTASLNKNMKTYINQVILQSLGNSVRETVQAIIKEEFKNLISNISVSSSGTGSNQTRNPDWTPVFIACPGNKRSVYRSWLTPAPFDDPLEISHKTCEKDHKRRNIIDRWNWDDEDLIEQVRVDLYKDSHVDAMFLFDGKGSTSVSWFSKERLLQSTYKDLSRTGTINYFSIEGLHTADRHFYINSHHGGCPNDFGWLQIIDSRLRFGTTGGCTFDHLYGREYPYFMYGTRNKACHYDKEGECGFADMMVISVKRI